From Trueperella pecoris, a single genomic window includes:
- a CDS encoding fumarylacetoacetate hydrolase family protein yields the protein MKIARLSLDQGPRFAVVDEASGAYHVLADDPMYAGISPTGQIVSAEDANLVAPMLPRSKVIGFGDNYNRPDYRPDPTTVPTTFLKPNTAVVGPNVPIVAPKWSGNIIHEAELAVVISRLCKDVPVERANEVIFGYTVGNDVADGVTQKSDLQWARAKGFDTSCPVGPVIVTDLDVSDLEITLSVDGEVKGRGTTADLARSVPELIALASSMFTLLPGDIILTGAAFPSIPAGPGTEVTCAVERIGQLRNPVVSDE from the coding sequence ATGAAGATTGCACGACTTTCACTCGACCAGGGCCCGCGCTTCGCTGTCGTTGACGAGGCCAGTGGCGCCTACCATGTTCTCGCCGATGACCCGATGTATGCCGGCATTTCTCCAACCGGGCAGATCGTGTCCGCGGAGGATGCCAACCTCGTGGCTCCGATGCTGCCGCGTTCGAAGGTGATCGGTTTCGGTGATAACTACAACCGTCCCGACTATCGGCCAGACCCGACGACGGTTCCGACCACCTTCCTCAAGCCCAACACCGCTGTGGTGGGGCCAAATGTTCCGATCGTGGCCCCGAAGTGGTCGGGCAACATTATTCACGAGGCCGAGCTGGCGGTCGTTATCTCGCGCCTGTGCAAGGATGTGCCGGTCGAGCGTGCGAACGAAGTGATCTTCGGCTACACGGTGGGTAACGACGTTGCCGACGGGGTGACTCAGAAGTCCGATCTTCAGTGGGCGCGCGCCAAGGGCTTCGACACCTCGTGCCCGGTGGGTCCCGTGATCGTCACCGATCTAGATGTTTCTGACCTGGAGATCACACTGTCGGTTGACGGAGAAGTGAAGGGCCGTGGTACGACGGCCGACCTCGCACGATCCGTACCTGAACTCATCGCCCTTGCTTCGTCAATGTTCACCCTCCTGCCCGGCGACATTATCCTCACCGGCGCCGCCTTCCCCTCGATCCCGGCTGGGCCCGGCACCGAGGTGACATGTGCGGTTGAAAGAATCGGACAGTTACGAAACCCCGTCGTCTCGGACGAATAG
- a CDS encoding MalY/PatB family protein: MNFDEITIDQLRASGSLKWSTFPDQIGMFVAEMDLGLAEPVRGVIHRFADSPGIGYRSDTDRKALQTATAQWLGSVSSFSPDPDSVYAVPDVVSSARFVIETLTTPDSPVLLPTPAYMGFTHLIPAMGREMIEVPCHSGGRYELDLEGIHAGFAAGAKALLLVNPANPTGRVYTRAELEALSQVVAKFPQAIVFADDIHAPFVLDGDYVPYASVNDAAARHTVMAVAASKGWNIPGLKCAQLIITNPDLVARLGAHLDWAAATTSTLGAAATIAAYREGGPWREEVLSYLRGNRDLMEAAVARWPGVEMPHMEGTYIGWLDFTGAVEAGIVTRPVDVWLQEHAGVATTPGSSCGAGYDNFVRVILATPRPVLEQAIAGIETALGA; this comes from the coding sequence ATGAATTTCGACGAGATCACCATCGACCAGCTTCGCGCGTCCGGCTCCCTGAAGTGGAGCACGTTTCCCGACCAGATAGGAATGTTCGTCGCCGAAATGGATTTGGGACTCGCCGAGCCCGTTCGCGGTGTGATTCACCGCTTCGCCGATTCGCCCGGAATTGGCTACCGTTCCGATACTGACCGGAAAGCCCTGCAGACGGCCACAGCGCAGTGGCTAGGCTCTGTTTCTTCCTTCTCCCCCGATCCAGATTCGGTTTATGCAGTGCCCGACGTCGTTTCTTCGGCACGCTTCGTCATCGAGACGCTCACGACGCCGGACTCGCCCGTCCTCCTGCCGACCCCGGCTTACATGGGGTTCACGCATCTCATTCCTGCCATGGGCCGAGAGATGATCGAGGTGCCCTGCCACTCCGGGGGCCGCTACGAACTCGACCTCGAGGGCATTCACGCGGGATTTGCCGCCGGCGCCAAGGCTCTTCTTCTGGTCAACCCGGCCAACCCCACGGGAAGGGTCTATACACGCGCCGAGTTGGAAGCACTATCGCAGGTGGTGGCCAAGTTCCCGCAGGCGATCGTGTTTGCCGACGACATCCACGCGCCTTTCGTCCTCGACGGCGACTACGTCCCGTACGCCTCGGTCAACGACGCCGCAGCGCGGCACACCGTCATGGCCGTGGCCGCATCGAAGGGATGGAACATCCCGGGGTTGAAATGCGCCCAACTCATCATCACAAATCCAGACCTTGTTGCCCGCCTCGGTGCTCACCTCGATTGGGCGGCCGCCACAACGTCGACGCTTGGCGCGGCCGCCACGATCGCCGCCTACCGCGAGGGCGGGCCGTGGCGCGAGGAGGTGCTCAGTTACCTGCGCGGCAACCGGGACCTCATGGAAGCCGCAGTGGCGCGCTGGCCCGGGGTGGAGATGCCCCACATGGAAGGCACCTATATTGGCTGGCTCGATTTCACGGGTGCCGTGGAGGCAGGGATCGTCACGCGCCCGGTGGATGTTTGGCTGCAGGAGCATGCTGGGGTGGCTACCACCCCTGGCAGCAGTTGTGGGGCCGGCTACGACAATTTCGTGCGCGTCATTCTCGCCACCCCACGCCCTGTGCTCGAACAGGCGATTGCGGGCATCGAAACGGCGTTGGGCGCGTAG
- the gltX gene encoding glutamate--tRNA ligase has translation MSTEASNVRVRFCPSPTGLPHVGMVRTCLFNWAYARHTGGTFVFRIEDTDAQRDSQESFDQIIDSLTWLGLDWDEGIGVGGPHEPYRQSERMDIYADVAAKLLEAGFAYESFSTPEEIEARHKAAGRDPKLGYDGFDRDLTEEQKAAFRAEGRQPVLRIRMPDEDVTFTDLVRGEITFKAGSVPDYVIMRGNGQPLYTLTNPVDDALMEITHVLRGEDLLSSTPRQIVLYDALKAIGVAKGTPLFGHLPYVMGEGNKKLSKRDPEANLLLHRDRGMLPEGLLNYLGLLGWSIAADRDLFGREEMAEAFDVANVNPNPARFDDKKCVAINAEHIRMLDVEDLRGRLVPFLKRDGFIDADSFETADAETQRLLDAAAPLVQTRIQLLGEAPALMGFLFKSADEVSYDEKAVGKLRDSAPAALDAAIAAFEGLAEEAWNAETIKAAVDEQVVAGLELKPRFAFQPLFVAMTGTNVSLPVVDSMAILGKDETLTRLRRFRATL, from the coding sequence ATGAGCACTGAAGCATCGAATGTTCGCGTACGTTTTTGTCCCTCGCCAACCGGCCTTCCCCACGTGGGAATGGTGCGTACTTGTCTCTTCAATTGGGCATACGCTCGTCACACCGGTGGCACCTTCGTCTTCCGTATCGAGGATACGGATGCACAGCGTGATTCGCAGGAGTCCTTTGACCAGATCATTGATTCCCTGACGTGGCTCGGCCTCGACTGGGATGAGGGCATCGGCGTCGGTGGACCACACGAACCTTATCGGCAAAGCGAGCGCATGGACATCTATGCCGACGTCGCCGCCAAGCTCCTTGAGGCGGGCTTCGCCTACGAGTCATTCTCGACTCCGGAGGAAATCGAAGCGCGTCACAAGGCCGCCGGACGTGACCCGAAGCTGGGCTACGACGGCTTCGACCGCGACCTGACCGAGGAGCAGAAGGCGGCCTTCCGCGCCGAGGGCCGCCAGCCCGTGCTACGCATTCGCATGCCCGACGAGGATGTGACCTTCACTGACCTCGTGCGCGGCGAGATCACTTTTAAGGCCGGATCCGTGCCGGACTACGTCATCATGCGTGGCAACGGCCAGCCGCTCTACACGCTGACCAACCCCGTTGACGATGCGCTCATGGAAATCACCCACGTCCTGCGCGGTGAGGATCTTCTTTCGTCGACGCCGCGCCAGATCGTCCTGTACGACGCGCTCAAGGCGATCGGGGTGGCTAAGGGGACTCCGCTGTTCGGCCATCTTCCCTACGTGATGGGCGAGGGCAACAAGAAGCTGTCCAAGCGAGACCCGGAGGCCAACCTTCTGCTCCACCGCGACCGTGGCATGCTGCCCGAGGGCTTGCTCAACTACCTTGGACTTCTGGGCTGGTCGATTGCTGCTGACCGCGACCTCTTCGGGCGTGAGGAGATGGCCGAGGCGTTCGACGTCGCAAACGTCAACCCCAACCCCGCCCGCTTCGACGACAAGAAGTGCGTGGCGATCAACGCCGAGCACATCCGCATGCTCGACGTGGAGGATCTGCGCGGGCGTCTCGTGCCCTTCCTCAAGCGCGACGGCTTCATCGACGCCGACTCTTTCGAGACCGCCGACGCCGAAACGCAGCGTCTTCTTGACGCCGCGGCTCCGCTCGTTCAGACCCGCATCCAGTTGCTCGGCGAGGCACCGGCTCTGATGGGCTTCCTGTTCAAGAGCGCCGATGAGGTTTCCTACGACGAGAAGGCTGTGGGCAAGCTCCGCGACTCGGCACCCGCCGCCCTCGACGCCGCCATCGCGGCGTTTGAGGGACTTGCTGAGGAAGCGTGGAATGCCGAGACGATCAAGGCTGCCGTAGATGAGCAGGTCGTGGCCGGGCTCGAGCTGAAGCCTCGCTTCGCGTTCCAGCCGCTTTTCGTGGCGATGACGGGCACAAACGTCTCCTTGCCCGTTGTCGATTCGATGGCCATCCTGGGTAAGGACGAGACGCTGACGCGCCTGCGTCGCTTCCGCGCAACACTCTAA
- a CDS encoding DUF624 domain-containing protein produces MNPESGLYQSLALAADIVVVNVLMILTSLPLLTAGASFRAANYVIAQLVQEEGSQPARTFLTQFTKHVKTSTLWWLITVLLGSLGLLEWLMLDAVEVGANVDFAFRAGLMSAALIVAGISLWLFYFEAKRPRNFTTAFTNSALAALRFLPRTLVGVTMLALPAALAVVVPERWFAIVGFYLIIGLALTLYLFQLLVRHVVSPEE; encoded by the coding sequence ATGAATCCAGAATCGGGTCTTTACCAGTCACTGGCGCTGGCCGCAGACATCGTCGTCGTCAACGTGCTGATGATCCTGACCTCGCTCCCGCTCCTCACTGCAGGAGCCTCGTTCCGAGCCGCGAATTACGTGATCGCACAACTCGTCCAGGAAGAAGGCTCTCAGCCGGCGCGCACATTCCTCACCCAGTTCACGAAACACGTGAAGACATCTACGCTATGGTGGCTGATCACCGTTTTACTTGGCTCTCTCGGGCTCCTCGAATGGCTCATGCTGGACGCGGTCGAGGTCGGGGCTAATGTCGACTTCGCCTTCCGTGCAGGCCTCATGTCCGCAGCGCTGATCGTCGCGGGCATCAGCTTGTGGCTCTTCTATTTTGAAGCGAAGCGTCCCAGGAATTTCACGACGGCGTTTACCAACTCGGCTCTTGCGGCACTGCGCTTCCTGCCGCGCACCTTGGTTGGCGTGACGATGCTCGCCCTGCCCGCGGCACTCGCCGTCGTCGTGCCAGAGCGTTGGTTCGCGATCGTAGGCTTCTACCTCATCATCGGGCTGGCTCTGACGCTCTACCTCTTCCAGCTCCTCGTCCGACACGTCGTCTCCCCCGAGGAATAG
- a CDS encoding LacI family DNA-binding transcriptional regulator — translation MSVTIRDVARAAGVSITTVSRALNDAAGVSPVTQNHILRTASLLGYSPNRSAQSLRRTTSNMIGVVIKGPANPFFTELLEPIERCLREHGYVVSTIRVLHNDDEIGAYLDFAASYRVSGFIMLGGWRGAGAQGWERVDVPSVLCTVPEILGADRESYSSVAVDDAQAIDLIVAHLLGLGHERIAFLGPAAGEDSIGTSRMEHFVRAMQARGIDPDPRLLLRGKSGTSSYSYEYGRQVTHDFLSSGASASAIVGMSDVIAVGALRALHDAGLKVPQDMAVTGFDGVGITQFLSPRLTTVAQPIQAIAEETCHVLFERMRGPIHRHVLLPATLIEAESTVGGLP, via the coding sequence ATGAGCGTGACGATCCGCGATGTGGCGCGAGCCGCCGGCGTATCGATTACAACGGTCTCGCGCGCGCTCAACGACGCTGCCGGCGTTTCCCCCGTCACGCAAAACCACATTCTGCGTACAGCCAGCCTCCTGGGGTATTCCCCCAACCGTTCGGCGCAGTCGCTCCGGCGCACAACATCGAACATGATCGGCGTCGTCATCAAGGGACCTGCCAACCCGTTCTTTACGGAGCTCCTCGAGCCGATTGAGCGATGCCTACGCGAGCACGGTTATGTCGTGTCAACCATTCGCGTCCTGCACAATGACGACGAGATCGGCGCATATCTCGATTTCGCCGCGAGCTACCGAGTCTCGGGTTTCATCATGCTCGGCGGCTGGCGCGGCGCGGGCGCGCAGGGGTGGGAGCGAGTCGACGTTCCCTCGGTTCTGTGCACAGTGCCGGAAATCCTCGGCGCCGATCGCGAGTCCTATTCGAGCGTGGCCGTTGACGACGCGCAGGCCATCGACCTCATCGTCGCCCACCTCCTCGGCCTCGGTCACGAAAGGATCGCCTTTTTGGGGCCGGCAGCCGGGGAAGATTCCATCGGCACGAGCCGCATGGAACATTTCGTCCGCGCGATGCAAGCCCGTGGGATCGATCCCGACCCTCGCCTGCTTTTGCGTGGCAAGAGTGGAACCTCGTCGTATTCCTACGAATATGGACGCCAGGTGACTCACGATTTCCTCTCCAGCGGGGCAAGTGCAAGCGCCATCGTCGGTATGTCGGACGTGATCGCCGTCGGGGCGTTGCGTGCGCTTCATGACGCCGGGCTCAAGGTTCCCCAAGATATGGCCGTCACGGGCTTCGACGGGGTGGGAATCACTCAATTCCTCTCTCCCCGTTTGACGACGGTTGCTCAACCGATCCAAGCCATCGCCGAGGAAACCTGCCATGTGCTGTTCGAACGCATGCGTGGCCCTATTCATCGCCATGTTCTCCTCCCGGCTACGCTAATCGAAGCAGAATCGACCGTGGGAGGGCTTCCATGA
- a CDS encoding carbohydrate ABC transporter permease: protein MSIAVVPQTDPSEAPNPAKTRIDTTTRTGRFTVGKALIYILLVFLTFVFVGPILFILLNSFKAKFSISNDPFSLPLGDMFVGIENYRTGLALSGTQWAIFWSFVITVSSVVVILFFSSMTAYYITRIKTWWTNLIYLVLVFSMVIPFQMVMFPTVKIADSLGLSNPAGLVVLYLGFGAGLSTFMFAGFVKSIPLEIEEAAMIDGCSPLQNYFRVVLPMLKPTAITVAILNAMWIWNDFLLPNLVLGPSSQYRTIPIVVQFLVGSNGNRDMGALMAMLVLAIVPIVVFYLFAQKYIIEGVAAGAVKG from the coding sequence ATGAGTATCGCAGTTGTTCCCCAAACCGATCCGAGCGAGGCGCCCAACCCCGCGAAGACCAGAATTGACACAACGACGCGGACGGGGCGTTTCACCGTTGGCAAGGCCCTTATCTATATCCTGCTGGTGTTTCTCACATTCGTATTCGTCGGCCCGATCCTGTTCATTTTGTTGAACTCCTTCAAGGCGAAGTTCTCGATTTCGAACGACCCGTTCTCGCTCCCGCTAGGCGACATGTTTGTGGGCATCGAGAACTACAGGACTGGCCTCGCGCTTTCGGGAACGCAGTGGGCCATCTTCTGGTCGTTCGTGATCACGGTCAGCTCGGTGGTGGTGATCCTCTTCTTCTCGTCGATGACCGCCTATTACATCACGCGCATTAAGACCTGGTGGACGAACCTCATCTATCTGGTCCTCGTGTTCTCGATGGTGATTCCGTTCCAGATGGTGATGTTCCCCACGGTCAAAATTGCCGACTCCCTGGGCCTGAGCAACCCGGCCGGCTTGGTGGTTCTTTACCTCGGATTTGGCGCGGGCCTATCCACCTTCATGTTCGCGGGATTCGTTAAGTCGATTCCGTTGGAGATCGAGGAGGCGGCCATGATCGACGGCTGCAGCCCGCTTCAGAATTATTTCCGCGTGGTTCTGCCAATGCTCAAGCCAACGGCGATCACGGTGGCGATCTTGAACGCGATGTGGATCTGGAATGACTTCCTGCTTCCCAACCTCGTTCTCGGCCCAAGCTCGCAATACCGCACGATCCCGATCGTGGTACAGTTCCTCGTCGGTTCCAATGGAAACCGTGATATGGGCGCCCTGATGGCCATGCTAGTCTTGGCAATCGTCCCGATCGTGGTCTTCTATCTCTTCGCCCAGAAGTACATCATTGAAGGTGTGGCCGCAGGCGCGGTCAAGGGCTAA
- a CDS encoding carbohydrate ABC transporter permease: MRSALKKYGPVFLLPTLIAFAIAFFVPFIIGLALSFTEFTTITNAQFVGLQNYQDAFGARSGFTSAFVFTVLVAIVSIVTVNVFAFAIAWLLTRKLRGTNFFRTVFFMPNLIGGIVLGYTFQVLFNAVLVQYATTIISNWKYGYLGLVVLINWQLIGYMMIIYIAGLQNVPPELIESAQLDGAGRWQVLRHVTIPMVMPSITICLFLTLSSTFKMYDQNLALTAGAPLDQTEMVALNIVNSMFFEVGQEGVAQAKAVIFVVVVVVLAMFQLRATRSREVEA, encoded by the coding sequence ATGAGATCCGCTTTAAAAAAGTATGGTCCGGTCTTTTTGCTCCCAACGCTCATCGCTTTTGCGATCGCATTCTTCGTCCCCTTTATCATCGGTCTAGCTCTGTCCTTCACCGAATTCACGACGATCACGAATGCACAATTCGTGGGATTGCAGAACTACCAGGACGCTTTCGGAGCGCGCAGTGGTTTCACTAGCGCATTCGTCTTCACTGTGCTCGTGGCGATCGTATCGATTGTCACGGTCAACGTTTTCGCATTCGCTATCGCTTGGCTGCTCACGCGCAAGCTTCGCGGAACCAACTTTTTCCGAACCGTATTCTTCATGCCCAACCTGATTGGCGGAATCGTCCTTGGATACACCTTTCAGGTGTTGTTCAACGCGGTTCTCGTACAATACGCGACCACGATCATTTCCAACTGGAAGTACGGATACCTCGGCCTCGTCGTTCTGATCAACTGGCAGCTCATCGGCTACATGATGATCATCTACATAGCCGGCCTCCAGAATGTTCCGCCGGAGTTGATTGAGTCCGCGCAATTGGATGGGGCGGGCCGTTGGCAGGTCTTGCGGCACGTCACAATCCCGATGGTGATGCCCTCTATCACCATCTGTCTCTTCTTGACACTGTCCTCGACGTTCAAGATGTACGACCAAAACTTGGCATTGACCGCGGGAGCGCCTCTTGATCAGACCGAGATGGTCGCGCTCAATATCGTCAACTCCATGTTCTTCGAGGTTGGCCAAGAAGGCGTCGCGCAGGCGAAGGCAGTGATCTTCGTCGTCGTCGTCGTTGTACTCGCCATGTTCCAACTCCGCGCGACTCGTTCGAGGGAGGTCGAAGCATGA
- a CDS encoding ABC transporter substrate-binding protein, with protein sequence MASTKKILALIAAGGIALAGLAGCSSDDKGKGNDGAGSVYFLNWKPEQEAAYQTIAKAYTEETGVKVTVATAASGTYEQTLKTEITKSAPPTLFQINGPVGLSVWKDYAADISDAEFTKNLTEDNLALKGGDGKTYGVPLAIEGYGIIYNAEIMDKYFAMDGAKATSMDEVTTFDKLKAVADDMQAKKAELGIDGVFASTSLAPGEEWRWQTHLSNIPMYYEYKADNVTDKQAVDFKYNENFKNIFELYLTDSTIEKTLTPSKTVSDSMAEFATGKAAMVQNGNWAWSQISEVAGNVVKEDKIKFLPIYTGMPDDAKQGLAIGTEAFMAINAKASEADQKATIDFVNWLFSSEKGKQFVVKDLGFMAPFKTFGKDEFPTDPLAKEIQRYLTNDAVTNVPWVFTTYPSQNFKDQFAQALAQYASGNMEWSAVAKTFVDAWAAEKK encoded by the coding sequence ATGGCATCTACGAAGAAGATTCTGGCGCTCATCGCCGCAGGCGGCATTGCACTTGCCGGGCTGGCAGGTTGCTCGTCAGACGATAAGGGCAAGGGTAATGACGGCGCTGGCTCGGTCTACTTCCTGAACTGGAAGCCTGAGCAGGAGGCGGCATACCAGACCATCGCAAAGGCATATACCGAAGAGACCGGCGTGAAGGTCACGGTCGCCACCGCCGCTTCGGGCACCTACGAGCAGACTCTCAAGACGGAAATCACGAAGTCCGCTCCTCCAACCCTCTTCCAGATTAACGGCCCGGTTGGCCTGTCGGTATGGAAGGACTATGCGGCCGATATCTCCGATGCGGAGTTCACCAAGAACCTCACCGAGGATAACCTCGCGCTCAAGGGTGGAGACGGCAAGACGTACGGCGTTCCGCTCGCAATTGAGGGCTACGGCATCATCTATAACGCAGAGATCATGGATAAGTACTTTGCGATGGATGGAGCCAAGGCGACCTCCATGGATGAGGTCACTACTTTCGACAAGCTCAAGGCTGTCGCCGATGACATGCAGGCTAAGAAGGCCGAGCTCGGAATTGATGGAGTCTTCGCTTCTACCTCCCTGGCACCGGGCGAGGAATGGCGTTGGCAGACCCATCTGTCGAACATCCCGATGTACTACGAATACAAGGCTGACAACGTCACGGACAAGCAGGCAGTCGATTTCAAGTACAACGAGAACTTCAAGAACATCTTCGAGCTTTACCTCACCGATTCCACGATTGAGAAGACCCTGACGCCGTCAAAGACCGTCTCCGATTCGATGGCTGAATTCGCCACCGGAAAGGCGGCAATGGTTCAGAACGGCAACTGGGCTTGGTCGCAGATTTCTGAGGTTGCAGGCAACGTCGTTAAGGAGGATAAGATCAAGTTCCTCCCGATCTACACCGGCATGCCCGACGATGCCAAGCAAGGCCTCGCCATCGGCACCGAGGCATTCATGGCGATCAATGCCAAGGCCTCCGAGGCTGATCAGAAGGCCACCATCGACTTCGTCAACTGGCTGTTCTCTTCCGAGAAGGGCAAGCAATTCGTGGTCAAGGACCTTGGCTTCATGGCTCCGTTCAAGACGTTCGGCAAGGACGAGTTCCCCACCGACCCACTTGCCAAGGAGATTCAGCGTTACCTCACGAACGACGCCGTCACGAACGTTCCGTGGGTGTTCACCACCTACCCGTCGCAGAACTTCAAGGATCAGTTCGCGCAGGCGCTCGCACAATATGCCTCGGGCAACATGGAATGGTCGGCAGTTGCCAAGACCTTCGTGGATGCTTGGGCTGCTGAGAAGAAGTAA
- a CDS encoding IS30 family transposase → MTLEERVAIGLGLADGKSARQIALSLGRSPSSVTREINRGAFPDGSYDARWAHQCAHQRRSRPKPGKLTTHVALRQKVVELLNKRYSPQQISVRLRHDYGDDRQMRVSHETIYQALYVHGGGALRQELKREKGLRSGRQRRIARSALAGTPGRGRKTWVEGASIDLRPHEVDGRLTPGHWEGDLIIGGGKGKHTALITLVERSSRFLLIARLGVSHDSPTVIEKLTQMVQTLPSKAFSSITWDQGSEMAQVAQFKVDTNIKVYFADPHSPWQRPSNERLNRDIREYFPKGTNFADITDEEVAFVQDELNDRARVVLNGMTPRETLAELLKNDASTP, encoded by the coding sequence ATGACGCTTGAAGAGCGCGTGGCGATCGGGTTGGGGTTAGCTGATGGTAAGTCGGCTCGGCAGATCGCTTTAAGTTTGGGGCGTAGTCCGTCATCGGTGACGCGTGAGATTAATCGTGGTGCTTTTCCTGATGGTTCTTATGATGCTCGCTGGGCTCATCAGTGCGCTCATCAGCGTCGTTCTCGTCCTAAGCCGGGCAAGCTTACTACCCATGTGGCGCTGCGTCAGAAGGTGGTTGAGCTGTTAAATAAGCGTTATTCTCCCCAGCAAATCAGTGTTCGTTTGCGTCATGATTATGGAGATGATCGGCAGATGCGTGTGTCTCATGAAACGATTTATCAGGCTTTGTATGTTCACGGGGGTGGGGCATTACGGCAAGAGCTTAAACGGGAGAAAGGACTGCGTTCGGGTCGTCAACGGCGTATTGCTCGTTCTGCTCTTGCTGGCACTCCCGGGCGCGGGCGTAAGACGTGGGTCGAGGGCGCTTCAATCGATTTGCGCCCCCACGAGGTCGATGGGCGCCTGACGCCAGGTCACTGGGAAGGAGATTTAATTATCGGTGGTGGTAAGGGCAAGCACACAGCGCTGATCACCCTAGTCGAGCGCTCTTCACGGTTTTTGCTGATCGCTCGTCTTGGGGTGAGCCATGATTCACCGACCGTGATTGAGAAACTGACCCAGATGGTTCAGACCTTGCCCAGTAAGGCCTTCTCCTCGATCACCTGGGATCAAGGTAGTGAGATGGCGCAGGTAGCCCAGTTCAAGGTCGATACCAATATCAAGGTCTACTTCGCTGACCCGCATAGCCCGTGGCAGCGTCCGTCGAATGAACGCCTGAATCGTGATATTCGTGAATACTTCCCCAAGGGAACTAACTTCGCTGACATCACCGACGAGGAAGTCGCTTTCGTCCAAGACGAACTCAACGACCGAGCCCGAGTTGTCTTGAACGGAATGACCCCACGTGAGACACTGGCCGAGTTGTTAAAAAATGATGCATCGACCCCCTGA